The DNA region TGTCAAGGTCAATTGCGTACAACACAAAGAAGATGAGCAAGGATGGAGCAGACACTGAGAGGTAGAGCAAGCAATGGAGAGGGTAGCAAGCgaacaagacaagacagcTGAAGCCGACCGACAAGTGTGATCTCACGAGAACCACGGCACAgagagaaagggaaaaagaaaaagagaagaacaGGATGAGGAACAAAAAAGAATGGTTTAAATACCCTGAGACAGAACCCGCAACCAATGATATTCCCCCTCATCATGCGTgaccacccatccatccattgcTGCCCTCGGGGCTGTCGCGTTGGGCGGGGGCGAGTTGGTCCGAGAGGAAGGGCTTGGCCGCATTGTCATCACTCATCCCGTCCGCCACACCGAAGCGCATTTCCAAAATGATCCAGAACGATACCAGAAAACATCTTCAATTGCATGCCATCTGCGATCGCATGAAATAAAATACAGAATAGTCTCAACAATCCCACCCAAAACGCACTGTCCGCCCAATGTGGTATCCCGCTCATAACCAAAAACGCCAGAGTACTCCAGCCCTAACATAGGAACGAAAAGGATAAAGATGTCATGTACATTCCCACAAATAAGGAGAGGTCAAGCCTTGATGACCCATCCAGCATTCACCATAAAGTCAAAGATGCGCCCTCCCTTTTGTGTATCCAGCCTGCAGATTTCCTtggcctgcttcttcttcaagctGCCGTTGCTCTTGACGGCCTCTTTCAAAATCTGCTCCTTGATCATCAGATAAGGCTTCGGCTGCAAGCGCAACGTCTCGCAGAGCTTCGCTTCCTCCGGTGTCAAAAGATGGAGATCAGGCGCGTTGTCTTGCGATAACGGCAATGGCTGGATGCCTGGAATCGGTTGCGCCACAAACTTCTGTTTCGCTGGCGTGCCATTGGCAACCACCATGCTGCCTCCGTTGATGTGGTTCCCGTTGACCTGGTTCTCCTTGCCCTCGATCTTGATCCCGCCATTCACCGCATCGCCATTTGTGCCTCCGACTGACGCTGCCGACCGGATGGGAAGCTCTGGCGCAACCAGCAGGGCGGCGCCGCTTGGTGGTTCCGGTGGTGGCTGGTTCTTGCCACGTTGGTTTGCTGCTAGGCGGTCTCGGTCCATGGATCCCATAGGTATCGACTTCTGAATCCGCAATGCCTTCTCCTGCTCGTACTTCTCGCCGCTCTTGAGGTCACCAATGCGCATGCTTCGCCATTCTTGCAACTGAGCAATGGCTTGCCGTAGGTTGAGTTCGTCAATCAGCCCCTGACAAAAATTCTCGAAATCTTCCCGGTTCATCATGCGCGCGAACGGCTTCGCCTTGTTGATCAGGtccctctcttccttggACCGCTTCTTTTCTATTTTGCTGTTTTCTCGGTAATCCAAAAGATTGTGTTCGAAGATGACCTTCTTCCGTTCGGCTCTCTGTGTTAACCTGCAGTTGTAGATTTCCATAACTGTGAGCTTGAGCTCCATCTCTGGCTCGAGCTCGCCGGTACGTGGGTTGATGCCATCGCCTGGGTCGAATTGCATGAGTTGTACTGCTTCTTCGGCCTCGTTGGCATATTCTGTCTCGAACTCCAATCGACCGGGCATGTACCCCTGGATTTCGTGACAAGACGGCACACTAGCCGTCGGTTTCGTCTTTGGTTGCAGAGCTGGGGCATTCTTTGCAGCCTCTCGTCGCTCTTCGATCCTGCGCTTCTTGCGAGACTGGAACTCTTCTCTCGAAATCTCGTTTGCCAGTTCCATATCGTGAGGGCTGCATCGTTTCGGAAGCGGAAAGTTTTCGGACTCGATGTACACCTTGTAATAGTGGTCGCGAACCTCATCCTTGCTACGGTAGCCACCAATATGATCGGCAATGTCGGCCCAGGACCCTAAGCCATATATCTCGGCTCCTTCTAGGAGTAGCAGTTCCTCGTCGGCGCCCCATTCGCGATCAAATATGGGGAAGGAATTCTGTTCGATAACTcggaaggggtgggtggcaGGCTGGTGGGAACCGCTGGAGGAGCCATTGGCGAAGCATTGTACACAAAGATCGTACTCATTGCAAGCGCTGTGTGCGCATCGTATCCGGACCTGCCGGGAAAGCTGTTAGCTTGGGGATGCTCGACGGTTGTGTTGTCGACCCCACAGTTGCTCCGACAGGAGACGAGATGCGACTCGAGCCGGCCATCGCGGGGTAGTAACGGCAGCTGGATAACTTACAGTAGAAGTGATGTCTGCAGAGCAAACGTCGCAAACATACTTGacaccgccctcgccgcctctGGCAGCAATCTTTTTGCGAATGACACCCATTGTGAGTGTGACGAGACGGGCTGGCGCGGGCGTGGGCGCGAAATGATGCGGATGCGGATGGAGAGCTGTCTTTTGGTGGAGCGACAACTATTGGACAGGGGCCAAGCAAAGACAATCGATGAATCAAGCACGCCTAAAACTGCCAAAAGGCACGCGGAAAACCCACGGGAAAGCGGGAATGTGATTGCGCATACAGGAAAGAGATGGAGGCGACGCGTATTTTTGATGATTCTTGGTAGTGAGGGATCCGAATTTGATGGAATGGGCGCGTGTGGTGATGGACATTGATGTTGTGATCGAGGGTCAATCCTGGACAAGGCAGCTGCGCGATGCCACTTTGGGGACACGGGCCTTTGCGGAGAAGCTGCCGAGGATCAGCCGGCCTTGGAATGTGTCAGCCGGCCTGGTCTGTGCATCGCTTCGGCCTGTCCCTTCCCCGAGCTGTTGGCGGATGATGtcacaaccctaacccattGCTAGCCGCACATCGTCGAACGAATTGTTGCTTCAGAGCTGTTCGCCCTGGTTAATCTTTACGTTATACACAATTACGAGAGTGTAGGTTGGGAGGACTGCGGCATTGTCGCTTGACCAGCGATCTGGTATAAATTTGATATGATCACATGCTTCGTAACTCAGGCAGGACCTTGACATGATGGGGAGTAAGGCATGAGCAGCTTTTCCCGTAGAGCTCTTTGCAACAGAACATGATTCCCGGAAATTGAAAACTCAATGGCACACAAGTGCGGCACTAATTAATACCGCCGGAACAGCGCCGAATCTGCGAATCTGAAAATTCGATCTCATCCAGTGACCCCGCCTCGTGCTGTCGCCAAACTGGCAAGTGTGACCCAGCAGTGTGGGCGCGGGGTTATTTGCTGCAAGATGCTGTGAGAACAACCCAATGCAAACGCCGCTTCTTCTCATCCCAGACCCTGCATATTAGTAGTGCTTCGACTGCATCTTATTCCtttccatcaacctcacctcatcGAGATTCACAGTCACCTCTTTAAAAGATGCCAGACGAAGTGCTCAACGACATCTCCCACCGGCGgtacaaccccctcaccggATCATGGC from Podospora pseudopauciseta strain CBS 411.78 chromosome 6, whole genome shotgun sequence includes:
- the ADA2 gene encoding Transcriptional adapter ada2 (COG:K; EggNog:ENOG503NTWG), translating into MGVIRKKIAARGGEGGVKYVCDVCSADITSTVRIRCAHSACNEYDLCVQCFANGSSSGSHQPATHPFRVIEQNSFPIFDREWGADEELLLLEGAEIYGLGSWADIADHIGGYRSKDEVRDHYYKVYIESENFPLPKRCSPHDMELANEISREEFQSRKKRRIEERREAAKNAPALQPKTKPTASVPSCHEIQGYMPGRLEFETEYANEAEEAVQLMQFDPGDGINPRTGELEPEMELKLTVMEIYNCRLTQRAERKKVIFEHNLLDYRENSKIEKKRSKEERDLINKAKPFARMMNREDFENFCQGLIDELNLRQAIAQLQEWRSMRIGDLKSGEKYEQEKALRIQKSIPMGSMDRDRLAANQRGKNQPPPEPPSGAALLVAPELPIRSAASVGGTNGDAVNGGIKIEGKENQVNGNHINGGSMVVANGTPAKQKFVAQPIPGIQPLPLSQDNAPDLHLLTPEEAKLCETLRLQPKPYLMIKEQILKEAVKSNGSLKKKQAKEICRLDTQKGGRIFDFMVNAGWVIKA